A window of the Brassica napus cultivar Da-Ae chromosome C5, Da-Ae, whole genome shotgun sequence genome harbors these coding sequences:
- the LOC125587126 gene encoding uncharacterized protein LOC125587126, translating to MHIYTTCGVWEFGATTGWVFTADERGARLLLLESTSTLEDFKRMVLEDFDMEEDSLPDLELSYLPNELINTSTCPPVIIANDRQLQNFVCFVQKCVSTRLCVTSKAKVENLNEPDFDLNKSPADSTTAQEEGNSVDRGNEPAPVFVERQCEEKKEKIRRVEVDEDAYHADTMISAKEDVHKMSKFSVLNVVKKGQLFENKTLLKATFEICAMKHNFHYEVIKTDRQLWYVRCEDNACNWCVRAECLQDSEYFIIKKYVGEHTCAPSNKTKPGRTASAKTIGSLIMHRYEGVKEGPKCNDIIQIMLMDHGCEITKSLAWDAREYAVNAVRGIPERSYGKIPKYLHMLREANPGTHSSYEIDSKGRFRYLFIAFGQSLRGFNRVIRRVIVVDGTFLKNKYKGVLLVATAVDGNSNLYPLAFGVVDSENENSWEWFMRQLNSVIADDHHLAFISDRHAAIAKALETVYPTAKHGICIHHLLNNVVTYYHGKGLVGLVAKASKVYRVAEFEKIFANVCNISPAIGKYLRDAEVQKWARCQFSGYRYDIRTTNPAESINSALRSPREYPIIPLLDSIREMLTRWFYNRKKKISKHNHPLTEDVEKKIERRTEKGKRFAVYPVSDGRLLVRGDKIDCLVDLDRRTCSCGKYNLMKIPCRHAIKAGFHVGRQPHTLTDLFYTTEAWREAYHESINPIAVPEDAWSMPEDVVVDNVLPPESRKSVGRNRKRRYETVEDKLRSSQTSQKRQLRKCSRCGISGHNRATCKIPI from the coding sequence atgcatatctatacaACATGTGGTGTTTGGGAGTTTGGAGCAACCACGGGATGGGTTTTTACGGCTGATGAGAGAGGGGCTAGGCTACTGTTATTGGAATCAACTTCTACCTTAGAGGATTTTAAAAGAATGGTTTTGGAAGattttgatatggaagaagatagcTTACCCGATTTGGAGTTGAGTTATCTACCTAATGAGTTGATCAATACATCAACTTGTCCGcctgtgatcattgcaaatgATCGACAGCTTcagaattttgtttgttttgttcaaaAGTGTGTTTCTACTCGATTGTGTGTAACATCTAAAGCCAAAGTTGAGAATCTGAATGAACCAGACTTTGATCTTAACAAGTCGCCAGCTGATTCAACTACTGCTCAAGAGGAGGGAAACTCGGTTGATAGGGGGAATGAACCAGCTCCTGTGTTTGTTGAGAGGCAGTGcgaggaaaagaaagaaaagattagaAGAGTCGAAGTTGATGAGGATGCCTATCATGCCGATACCATGATCTCGGCCAAAGAGGACGTACATAAGATGTCAAAGTTTTCTGTGCTCAATGTTGTTAAGAAGGGACAATTGTTTGAGAACAAAACTTTGCTGAAGGCGACTTTTGAGATATGTGCAATGAAGCATAACTTTCACTATGAGGTTATCAAAACGGATAGACAACTTTGGTACGTTAGATGTGAGGATAATGCATGCAATTGGTGTGTTCGAGCAGAGTGTTTGCAGGATTCTGAATATTTCATTATCAAAAAGTATGTCGGTgaacatacatgtgcaccttcaaacaaaaccaaaccgggTAGGACTGCTTCGGCCAAAACTATAGGCAGTCTGATTATGCATAGGTATGAAGGGGTTAAGGAAGGGCCGAAATGCAATGATATAATACAGATTATGCTTATGGATCATGGCTGTGAGATCACGAAATCTTTAGCATGGGATGCTCGTGAATATGCGGTTAATGCTGTTAGAGGTATACCAGAGAGAAGTTATGGAAAAATACCGAAATACTTGCACATGCTCAGAGAGGCTAATCCGGGAACACATTCATCGTATGAGATTGACAGCAAAGGGAGATTTCGGTACCTGTTTATTGCATTTGGGCAATCGCTACGAGGATTTAACAGAGTCATAAGGAGGGTTATTGTGGTTGATGGCACTTTTCTGAAGAACAAATACAAAGGAGTTCTATTGGTTGCAACTGCTGTAGACGGAAATTCTAATTTGTATCCTCTTGCATTCGGAGTAGTCGACTCAGAGAATGAAaattcttgggaatggtttatgaGACAACTAAATAGTGTCATTGCTGATGATCATCATTTGGCTTTCATTTCGGATAGACATGCGGCCATTGCTAAGGCGCTTGAGACTGTGTATCCAACAGCTAAACATGGTATTTGCATTCAtcatttgttgaataatgtgGTAACATATTACCATGGGAAAGGACTTGTTGGGTTGGTTGCAAAGGCGTCCAAGGTTTATAGAGTTGCTGAGTTTGAAAAGATATTTGCTAATGTGTGTAATATCAGTCCGGCAATTGGAAAATACCTAAGGGATGCTGAAGTCCAAAAGTGGGCAAGATGTCAATTCTCTGGATATAGATATGACATAAGGACAACAAACCCTGCCGAATCCATCAACTCTGCTTTGCGTTCGCCGAGAGAGTATCCAATCATTCCCTTGTTGGACAGTATCAGAGAAATGCTGACTCGGTGGTTTTATAACCGTAAGAAAAAGATTTCAAAGCATAATCATCCTCTTACCGAAGATGTGGAGAAAAAGATTGAAAGGAGAACCGAGAAAGGCAAAAGATTTGCAGTTTACCCTGTCAGCGATGGTCGCTTGCTTGTTAGAGGTGATAAAATCGACTGCTTAGTTGATTTGGATAGACGTACTTGCTCATGTGGGAAGTACAACCTGATGAAGATACCTTGTCGGCACGCAATTAAAGCTGGGTTTCATGTTGGCAGACAGCCACACACATTAACTGATTTATTTTACACTACAGAAGCTTGGCGAGAAGCTTATCATGAAAGCATCAATCCTATTGCTGTTCCTGAGGATGCTTGGTCCATGCCAGAAGATGTTGTCGTGGACAATGTGCTACCACCAGAGTCAAGAAAATCAGTTGGAAGGAATAGAAAACGGAGATATGAAACTGTTGAAGATAAACTTCGGTCATCGCAAACATCACAAAAGAGGCAGCTTCGCAAGTGTAGTAGATGTGGTATTAGTGGGCACAACAGAGCAACTTGTAAAATACCAATATAG
- the LOC111206528 gene encoding uncharacterized protein LOC111206528, which translates to MELELPKRLYAEGSEPRVKKINNSCRMELIRDLKKAMCAEYDDVKRDPVFTHIMAIAENDLKFSGKLVDSFICRQLITSKLHEKWFVFARTPLRFSLQEYHAVTGLKITRETNSDVVKWKNDGGFWSNLLHTGGKITLQSIRKVHLQEVHTWTRLDRMRLIYLCVIVGVVMGRDEKVSIPHMYIKLVMDFDKVRKFHWGLHSYDFLLSSIEKAMKKLGKKESYIFEGFSYALQIWIMEAIPDFGEILGRRVSDSFKGPRCGNWKGVAKVSYEDIIELEDSLTKKDNFFSVISVTGNGDVFLDAQYTREGEMEDERVDLVLGRIRNKYDWSNTDWPVLDPEESKMEEPDSHDRGSEADKIVDHTDVVADEENSSVKVAGKGKRKFLDEGAETRKKKVLCKRSAEKFLTFGPETMSFIEGLIRTSVTSLGDVLSMQMANMERVFTERMGKMEIEVSQLKDAISLTGEGSYPSKKETEEAPLNSKAKEAPPKSKGAQAPPKSKGAQAQPKRKGDQPTPTKKDGKKIATETNDFDFGLSTQDLRDLSQATFVDGFDLSQVKVETLSKSKPFNMAPLQWNDEEMDRTKEDSPDAALVFFREEDWEKVRTWSTSSTPIRIGPATLDFEIANRLMDKSEWLNSLEIDAAMYVFRERTSLKRWRPHRVAFMTVVFSNMIKKEYGHLEAQGRKSYMLHNLLLQFGKGVLPPHGRTHEIWNIDVDRLYVPVHVSGNHWIALCISFVTRSIEVFDCSGKKRYKEVDGFANLIPRIVKAVQPMRHQKDFAVGAYTVSYVPVGNLNKSACDCGVYAVKFIECHALGLELSLLHDGNIIEARHRILWDLWEAANDPELIDRMSKYQSPECLSSTVEEIL; encoded by the exons ATGGAGCTGGAGCTACCTAAACGATTATATGCAGAGGGTTCAGAACCTCGGGttaagaagatcaacaacagTTGCCGCATGGAACTTATCAGAGATCTGAAGAAAGCTATGTGTGCAGAGTACGATGATGTGAAGAGAGATCCTGTTTTCACACATATCATGGCTATTGCCGAAAATGATCTCAAGTTCTCTGGGAAACTAGTGGATAGCTTCATATGTAGACAGCTGATTACCTCAAAGCTGCATGAGAAGTGGTTTGTTTTTGCGAGGACGCCTCTCCGGTTTTCGCTTCAGGAGTACCATGCTGTGACAGGCCTCAAGATTACACGGGAAACTAACAGTGACGTAGTGAAATGGAAAAACGACGGGGGTTTTTGGAGTAACCTACTGCACACAGGTGGTAAGATCACCTTGCAGTCGATCAGAAAGGTTCATCTACAAGAAGTTCACACTTGGACGCGGCTTGATAGGATGAGGTTGATCTACTTGTGTGTAATAGTGGGTGTGGTGAtggggagagatgagaaggtgTCCATCCCTCATATGTACATCAAGTTGGTGATGGATTTTGACAAGGTTCGGAAGTTCCATTGGGGTCTTCACTCGTATGATTTCCTGTTGAGTTCGATTGAGAAGGCAATGAAGAAGTTGGGTAAGAAGGAGAGCTACATTTTCGAGGGTTTCTCCTATGCTCTCCAGATTTGGATTATGGAGGCAATTCCTGATTTTGGAGAAATATTAGGCAGAAGAGTCTCAGACAGCTTCAAAGGTCCAAGGTGTGGCAATTGGAAAGGAGTTGCAAAAGTTTCTTATGAAGACATCATTGAGCTCGAGGACTCCTTAACTAAGAAG gataacttcttctcggTCATATCAGTGACTGGTAATGGTGATGTGTTTCTAGAtgctcagtacacaagggaggGTGAGATGGAAGATGAACGAGTGGACCTTGTTTTGGGGAGGATCAGGAACAAGTATGATTGGAGCAACACAGACTGGCCAGTTTTAGACCCTGAAGAGTCTAAAATGGAGGAACCCGACAGCCATGATAGAGGGTCAGAAGCTGATAAGATCGTGGATCATACGGATGTTGTAGCAGACGAGGAGAACTCTTCGGTTAAGGTCGCAGGAAAAGGCAAGAGAAAGTTTCTTGATGAAGGAGCAGagacaagaaagaagaaggtgCTGTGTAAGCGATCAGCAGAAAAGTTTCTGACTTTTGGTCCTGAAACTATGAGTTTCATTGAGGGTCTTATCCGCACATCTGTCACTTCATTGGGAGATGTGCTCAGTATGCAAATGGCGAATATGGAGAGGGTGTTTACAGAGAGGATGGGAAAGATGGAGATTGAGGTTTCACAGCTCAAGGACGCAATCAGTTTGACTGGTGAAGGAAGCTATCCTAGTAAGAAAGAAACTGAAGAAGCTCCACTAAACAGCAAAGCCAAGGAAGCTCCACCTAAGAGCAAAGGCGCTCAAGCTCCACCTAAGAGCAAAGGCGCTCAAGCTCAACCTAAGCGCAAAGGCGATCAACCTACTCCAACAAAAAAG GACGGGAAAAAGATTGCTACAGAAactaatgattttgattttggattgAGTACACAAGACTTGCGGGACCTGTCCCAAGCTACATTTGTTGACGGTTTTGATCTGTCTCAAGTGAAAGTTGAGACGTTAAGTAAATCGAAACCGTTTAACATGGCTCCACTGCAGTGGAATGATGAGGAAATGGATCGAACCAAAGAAGACTCGCCAGATGCCGCGTTGGTGTTTTTCCGTGAAGAGGATTGGGAAAAAGTTAGAACTTGGTCAACTTCCTCCAC ACCTATACGGATTGGACCTGCCactttagattttgagattgCTAATCGTCTTATGGATAAATCTGAGTGGTTAAATAGCTTG GAGATTGACGCTGCAATGTACGTATTCCGGGAGAGAACATCTTTGAAACGATGGAGACCTCATCGTGTCGCCTTCATGACTGTCGTCTTCAGCAATATGATTAAAAAAGAGTATGGTCATTTAGAAGCTCAGGGTAGAAAGAGCTACATGCTTCATAATTTGCTACTGCAGTTCGGTAAAGGAGTCCTTCCACCACATGGCAGGACACATGAGATATGGAATATAGATGTGGATCGCCTGTATGTCCCTGTTCATGTCAGTGGGAATCATTGGATCGCCTTGTGCATCAGTTTCGTGACGAGGAGCATTGAAGTGTTCGACTGCTCGGGTAAGAAAAGGTACAAGGAGGTGGATGGGTTCGCAAACCTTATTCCGCGTATTGTCAAGGCAGTTCAGCCTATGAGACACCAGAAGGATTTCGCAGTCGGTGCATATACTGTTTCCTATGTCCCCGTTGGGAATCTGAATAAAAGTGCATGCGACTGTGGCGTCTATGCAGTGAAGTTCATTGAGTGTCATGCGCTTGGATTGGAGTTGTCGTTGTTGCATGATGGTAACATTATCGAAGCTCGCCACAGGATTCTATGGGATCTTTGGGAAGCAGCTAATGATCCGGAATTGATTGATAGGATGTCAAAGTATCAATCCCCGGAGTGTCTCTCTTCGACTGTAGAAGAGATTTTGTGA